In Natronoarchaeum philippinense, the genomic window CGGCGCCGTAGCCGTTTTTGATGATACACTGGTACATTCCGTCGGGCGTCTCGTGGCGGTGCAGCGTCGTCGGCGTGTCGCAGTAGTACAGGTCGCCGTCGTGACGCAGCGTCACCTCGTGGGAGGCGCCGAACATCTCCGTCTCGACGACGACTCGTCGGCCGTCGTCGAGCGCGTCGAGCAAGTCGTCGGCCGAGCGTTCGCCGGCAGCGACGCGCAGTGGCTCTGCCATCGACGGTGCTACGGCGTCGACCTACCTTACTGTGATGGAATCCAACAGAGCGTGCGCCGGCGTTGCATCTGTCGGAAAATCCGAAATTTCAACGGGTACTTTCTATACATAATGAGACATATTAATTACCATTGGCATCAGAGAGTGACACAGAGATGAGTACAGACCGCGACGAAGACGGCAGTGACCCAACGGGCACGCGAACGCTCCGGTGTTCGGCGTGCGACCGGGTCTTCGAGACGTGCCACGACCCGGCGATCGTCCACTGTCCGACGTGCGGGTATCGTGACGTACAGCCGGTCGACGACGCGTAACCCTCGATCGCGGTCATCATCCACCGGTTCGTTTCGCTTTCAGTTCCGATCTGCCACGATGGGACGGCCCTCCGACCACTGCCTTTAAATATTGATTGGGCACTCAATCAACTATGACTACCGGAGACGAGATCGTCGACGCCACGTTCACGGCGTTGTACGAACACGGGTACGCCGACCTGACGATGGAGGCGATCGGCGAGGAGTTCGACAAGAGTACGTCGCTGATCCACTACCACTTCGACTCGAAGGCGGACCTACTGGCGACCTGTCTGGAGACGATCCACGATGAGTTCCTCGAGGACCTCGAACACGACCCCGAAACGGATCCCGAACAGCGCCTGCTTCGGCTGGCCGAACTGGTCGTCGGGGGCACCGGCGACGACGGCGTCGACGAGTTCCACACCGCCCTGCTGGAGTTGCGCGCGCAGGCGCCATACGACGAGGCGCTGCGCGAGCAACTGGCGCGCAACGACGCCGTCTGGCGCGAGCACATCGCCGACATCGTCCGGGACGGCATCGAACAGGGCGTCTTCCGCGAGGTCGACCCGGAGCACTTCGCCGCGCTGTTTCGCTCGGCCATCGAGGGCGCCCAGTCCCACAACGTGATCCTCGGCGAAGACGCCCCGAGCGAGGACGCGATGGCGGGCATCGAGGAGTTGCTGGTCCACGAGTTGCTGGTCGAGTCCGAGCGAACGGAGGGTGCCGACGCGTGAATCGGGGCCGGCACCTCGTGGATGACGCCGGTACAGTGGCGCGCGGCGACGCCGACGGCCAGAGAGGAGGTGAGCGCCGTGCCTGACGACCAGTCGGTCGAGCTCACCGAAGGGCCGATGCTGAAGCCGCTGCTGGCGCTGTCGCTGCCGATCGTCGGCTCCCAGCTCCTGCAGGTCACCTACAACCTCGCGGACACCTTTTTCGTTGGGCGACTCGGCTCCGAGCCGGTCGCCGCGCTGGGCTTTGCGCTACCGTTCTCGTTCCTGATGATCAGCCTCGGG contains:
- a CDS encoding TetR/AcrR family transcriptional regulator, which encodes MTTGDEIVDATFTALYEHGYADLTMEAIGEEFDKSTSLIHYHFDSKADLLATCLETIHDEFLEDLEHDPETDPEQRLLRLAELVVGGTGDDGVDEFHTALLELRAQAPYDEALREQLARNDAVWREHIADIVRDGIEQGVFREVDPEHFAALFRSAIEGAQSHNVILGEDAPSEDAMAGIEELLVHELLVESERTEGADA